The DNA sequence TGAGGCTCAGTCCTCGCGGCGACGGCGGCGGCGCGGCGAGTCCCCTCCGCCGAACGCGGCCAGCAGCTCGCTGACCGACTTGCCGTCCGCGTGGGCGCCCGCGGGCTCGACCGGCTCCGGCGCGCTGCGCCTGCCGGCCGGCTTCGGCGCGTCCTCCCACGAGTCCCAGCGCTCTTCGGCCCGACGACGACCACCCGGGTCGGCCGCGGGCTCGGCGGCCCGGCGCCGGCCCTCGGGCGTCACGGCGGCCGACACCGACTCCGCCGCGCGCCCGCCGAGCGACTCGGGCTCGGCCGCGCGGCGGCGGCGTGCCTCGTCGTCGACCGACGCCCGCCGCGCGGGTTCGGCCACCGGCACGTGCTCGGCGGCCGGTTCGGGACGGCCGACCGGCCGGTGCTCACCGGTGAGGTCGGCTCGCGGCCGGCGCGCCTCCGCCGGGCGGTGCTCGCCCGTCAGCTCGGCCCGCGCCGCCGGTCGGCCACCCGGCTGGGGCTCACCCGTCGGCTGCGCGGCGGGACGGCGCTCACCGGCCGGGTGCTCACCGGCCGCGTCCGGCCGCGCCCCGGGTCGGCGGACCGGCTCGCCGACCGGTCGGTGCTCACCCGTCAGGTCCGCCCGCCGGCCACCCGGCTGGTGCTCGGCGGCCGGCTGCGCGGTGGGTCGACGACCGGGGTCGACCGGTCGGTGCTCGCCGGTCAGCTCGGCCCGCGCCGTCGACGGTCGGCGCACGTCGGCGGCCGCGGGGCGCTGGTCGCCGGTCGCTCCGGCCCGCTGCTCGCCCGTCCGCCGCACCGGGGCGTCCGCCACCGCGTCCCGGCTGATCATCTCGGTCCGCTCGGCCACCCGGCTGCGCCGCTGCACGGTGTGCTCGGTCTTCGACGGCTCGGCCGGCCGGCCGGCCGCGGGCGGCGACAACCGCGCCGCCACGTCCCGGCCCACCCGCTCGGTCGGCTCCGCCTTCGCCGCCGCCTCCCGCCGCACGACCACCGGCGGCGCGGGTCGGGGCTGGGCCGCCGCACGGGCCGGCTCACGGCGCGCGGGCTGGGCCTGCTCGCGCCGCGCGGGCTCGGGCCGCGTCGGTTCGGGTCGCCGAACCTGGTCCTTGCGGCCGGTGTCCACACCGACGCGCTCGATCAGCTCGGTCCGGTCCGCCTGCGGCTTCTCCGGGGCCTTCTTCGTCACCGGCACGGCGGGCCCGGCGTTGATGATCCGCTTGTCACCCACCGCCATCAGCCGCGACTGGTCCGACAGCGCGCGCATCCGGGTCGACTCGGCGCGCAGCGCCACCCGCTCGACCAGCACCTCGCCGCCGAGCAGGGCCTCCAGGTTCTCCCGCAGGGCGCGCAGCTCGCCGCGCAGCGCCTCCAGGTCGTCCTTGGCCTCCTCCTGCACGCGCTTGCGGGTCTCGGCCTCGACCTCCAGCTCGTACTCGCGCCGTGCCGCGATCTCGCGTTCCAGCTCGAGCTCGTAGACCGACTGCAGGTCGGCCACCTCGTCCTCGCGGTCGGCCACCTGCCTGCGGTAGCGGGCCGCGAGGAACGCTCCGGTCAGCGCCGCCCACAGCGCGGCGACCACGGCCAACCGCAGCCAGCGGGCGTTGTCGCTCAGCACCAGCACCGCCGCGGCACCCAGGGCGAGCGCCAGTGCCGCTACCAGCAGTAGTCGCCCGAAGCCACGACCGTGATCCTGCTGCTCGTCATCTGCCGACGCGCCTCGCCCGGTCATGGCGTCTACCGTACCGGTCAGTTACCCGATTGAGACCTCCGCGTCCGCATCTACTGGTCCGGGCGCGGGTCTTCGGGCGTCTTGCAGCAGCGTTCCAGCCACAACGCGGCCGCGATCAGCACCGCCGCGCACACCGCGCCGACGACCCCGCTGACCGTGTCGTGGTCGGCCGCCTCGAACTCGCCGCGGACCGGGAGCACGTACGCGAGCACCCCCGCCCACGCCCCCAGCATGATCGCTCCCAGTAGCGACGACGCCTTGGCGAACGCCACCGCACGCGCCGCGGTCAACGGCTCGACGGGCCGCGCGCCGGGCTTGCGCAGGATGCGGGCGCGCAGCGAGAACGCCAGCCACGCGTTCACGATCGCGATCACCAGCAGGGTGAAGCCGGCGAACGTCGGCAGCGGCGGCAGCGTGTCGTAGGCGAGCCTGGTCAGCAGGTGCGCGAGCAGGCCCGCGACGAGTCCGGCGGCGAGCAGGTCACGGGGCTTGGTGAACCTCACCCCACCATCGTCCCCGACTACTCGACCAGCGCGGTCTCGCGCCTGCCGAACGACGACAGCACGGGCAGCCACGGCCCGGGGTCGGTGTCCCAGTCCAGCGCGCGCACCTGCTCGTCGTCGCGCCGCCCGCCCAGCACCCGCAGCAGCTCGAACGACGACGTGCGCAGCCCGCCCGCCGGCTCGCCCTCGCCCACGACCCGGTCGCCGTGCTCCAGCGTGATCCGCAGCGCCGGCAGGTGCCGCGCCCGCAGCCGCTTGTCCAGCTCCTGCAACGGCCGCGTCAGCGCCGCGCGCACGGCCACGCCGTCGCGCTCGCCCGGCCGTCCCAGGGCGGTGCGGATGTCGTGCTCGTGCGAGACGATCTCCGCGATCAGCACCGCGCCCGTCGGCGAGTCGAACAGCCCCTCGGCGACCTGGAAGTTCCGCTCCCACTCGACCAGCAGCTCACCCACGCTGCGCCCGCGCCGCTCGGTCACGTGCCGCTCGCCTTACGAGCCGTCCTCGACGCCCTCGAACCGCTGCTCGGCGAAGTCGCCCAACCCGGCCGCCAGGTGCGCCAGCACGTCCCGGACCGCCCAGCCGGGACAGGCGGCGACCGGCGCGTCGGGGTCACCGCCGGTGGCCAGGCTGATGATCCGCCGCCGTGCGGCGTCGTAAGTGACCGCGTTGCTCATCGCGCCACCTCCGCGGTCACGCTAACCCCGCCGCACGCGCGCCGCAGCGCCGCTTCAGACCAGGCGGAGGTCATCCCGCCGGGTGACGCCGCCGAGGTCCAGCCCGGCCAGCAGGTCGCGCGCGCGACCGTGCCCCGGCACGACCGCGTCCGGCTCCACGTCCAGCCACGGCACCAGCACGGACGCCCGCTCGTGCGTGCCGGGGTGCGGCAGCAGCAGCTCCGGGTCCGAGGACCGCACGCCGTCCACCGTGACGACGTCCACGTCCAGCGTCCGCGGTCCCCACCGCAGCTCCCGGGCCCGCCCGGCGGCCCGCTCCAGCGCCTGCCCCCGCCGCAGCCAGCCCCACTCGTCCACGTCACCGGACACGACCAGCACCGCGTTGAGGAAGTCGCCCTGGTCCGTCACGCCCCACGGCGCGGTCTCGTACACCGGCGACGCGGCCACCAGCACGTCGGCGAACCCGGCCACCGCCAGCCGCAGGTGGGCCAGCCGGTCGCCCAGGTTCGAGCCGAGCGACAGCACCGCCCTAGTCACGGGTGCGCCGGATCGTCACCGCGACGTCCTCGAACGCCAGCGGGATCGGCGCGGCCGGCTTGTGCACGGTCACCTCGGTCGCCCGCACCCGCAGGTCGGTCATCACCTCGTCGGCGACCTTGCCCGCCACCGTCTCGATCAGGTCGTACGGCCCGCCCGCCACGATCGCCGCCGC is a window from the Saccharothrix saharensis genome containing:
- a CDS encoding DUF6779 domain-containing protein translates to MTGRGASADDEQQDHGRGFGRLLLVAALALALGAAAVLVLSDNARWLRLAVVAALWAALTGAFLAARYRRQVADREDEVADLQSVYELELEREIAARREYELEVEAETRKRVQEEAKDDLEALRGELRALRENLEALLGGEVLVERVALRAESTRMRALSDQSRLMAVGDKRIINAGPAVPVTKKAPEKPQADRTELIERVGVDTGRKDQVRRPEPTRPEPARREQAQPARREPARAAAQPRPAPPVVVRREAAAKAEPTERVGRDVAARLSPPAAGRPAEPSKTEHTVQRRSRVAERTEMISRDAVADAPVRRTGEQRAGATGDQRPAAADVRRPSTARAELTGEHRPVDPGRRPTAQPAAEHQPGGRRADLTGEHRPVGEPVRRPGARPDAAGEHPAGERRPAAQPTGEPQPGGRPAARAELTGEHRPAEARRPRADLTGEHRPVGRPEPAAEHVPVAEPARRASVDDEARRRRAAEPESLGGRAAESVSAAVTPEGRRRAAEPAADPGGRRRAEERWDSWEDAPKPAGRRSAPEPVEPAGAHADGKSVSELLAAFGGGDSPRRRRRRED
- a CDS encoding DUF3180 domain-containing protein, which encodes MRFTKPRDLLAAGLVAGLLAHLLTRLAYDTLPPLPTFAGFTLLVIAIVNAWLAFSLRARILRKPGARPVEPLTAARAVAFAKASSLLGAIMLGAWAGVLAYVLPVRGEFEAADHDTVSGVVGAVCAAVLIAAALWLERCCKTPEDPRPDQ
- a CDS encoding maleylpyruvate isomerase N-terminal domain-containing protein, translating into MSNAVTYDAARRRIISLATGGDPDAPVAACPGWAVRDVLAHLAAGLGDFAEQRFEGVEDGS
- the folK gene encoding 2-amino-4-hydroxy-6-hydroxymethyldihydropteridine diphosphokinase, producing MTRAVLSLGSNLGDRLAHLRLAVAGFADVLVAASPVYETAPWGVTDQGDFLNAVLVVSGDVDEWGWLRRGQALERAAGRARELRWGPRTLDVDVVTVDGVRSSDPELLLPHPGTHERASVLVPWLDVEPDAVVPGHGRARDLLAGLDLGGVTRRDDLRLV